TTGCCGACGAGCGTCGACAGCGCCTTCATGCTCATGTCTTCGCCGCGACGGGCCTCGTAGAGGCGGACTTCCGCGCGGAGCGAACTAATGAGCGACTGGGCGGCCGAGACGGACCCAGCGATGGTCAGTGCACCCGTCGGGTGAATCTCTTCGACCTTCTGGACGTCCTTCGACGAGACCATGTAGCCCATGCTCGCGCGCATGTCGGTCGCGAGGACGACGCCCTCGTCCGTTTTGATGCCGACGGTCGTCGTTCCAGTCTTCGTCTCTTTGTCACCGAGTGATTCGGCTCGACGCTCGGCGTGTGGGAACTCGCCGAGTTCGGGGCCGAACACGTTCGAGTGGTCGCCGTTGAGCGAATCGAGACGGCCGGAGAACTCGTCGTGAGTCGGGGTACGCATTGTCTGCGATTGCACTTCGGCGCTGATAAATGCAACCCTTCACCTCGCCGTTGCCGGTGTTGCGCTGTCTGACGCCTGTCATCGGCCGCGTCGCTCTTCGGAGGACGAGATTGTCAAAATGTGGCGTGTGACCCGGGTTAGCGGGCCGCAGCGCGTTCGTATGCGTTACCAGTCGTCTCGACGAGACGACGAATTGGGAGGGTCACGCCCATTCGGCGGGCAGCGAGTGCAATCGGCAGCAGCGCGATTCCGGTCGCGACTGACAGCTGATAGGCGGCGAATAGGACGTATTTCGTCAAGCGGTGGATCATTACCGTGTGTCCTCAGTTGGGGCTCGGGCGACCCCTGATTATAAAGCTTCTCACCTCGGCGAAAAGCCACCTCGCCGCTGTCTTGCGATTCAAGTACACTTGTACATTCTCCAACACGAGCGACTATTCCAGGTGGGTAGTGCGTGGCCAGTCTGGTGCATTCTCATAACTTATGGAGATAATATCGGTTGCATGCGCAGTAGGTGCGCGCTCGCGTCGGATTTTGAGAGTTTCGTCGGCAGGTGACTTCTACGTGAGAATTTCACACGGGTGGAACTCTCTCTCACCCGTCCGCGCGAACCACAAGACACGAAACCCCACGGGCGCGTAACGAATGTATGAGCAACTATCTCGTCGCGATGGAGGCGGCCTGGTTAGTTCGGGACGTCGAAGACATCGACGACGCCATTGGTGTCGCCGTCAGCGAGGCCGGAAAGCGCCTCAACGAAAAAGACAAAGAGTACGTCGAAGTCGAAGTCGGTGCGACGCCGTGTCCGGCCTGTGGCGAACCGTTCGACTCCGCGTTCATCGCGGCAAACACCGCACTCGTCGGTCTCCTCCTCGAGATCAAGATCTTCAACGCGGACGGCGAGAAACACGCCTCGCGAATCGCGAAGAGCGAAGTCGGTGGCGCACTCCGTGACGTTCCCCTCGACGTCATCGACATCATGGAGTTCGAGTCCGACGAAGACGCCTGAGCGACCAGAACCTTTTTTCATAACCGTGGGTTATCCCTCGGCATGGAACTCCCCACGCCGCAGGACCTACGGGAACGCCGCAAGTCACTGGAGTTGACCCAGAGTAAACTCGCCGATATGGCGGGTGTCTCGCAACCCCTCATCGCCCGTATCGAGGGCGGTGACGTCGACCCACGGCTTTCGACGCTCCGTCGAATCGTCGAAGCACTCGACGAAGCGGAGGGTCGCATCGTCCGCGCAGAAGACATCATGAACACGAAGGTTCGGAGCGTCGCGCCCGACAACTCCGTCCTCGAAGCACGCGACATGATGCTCGACGCCGGATTCTCGCAGCTGCCGGTCATCGAAAACGGCCGTCCGCTCGGCATCATCTCCAACGCGGACATTCGCCACGTCCAAGAAGACAACGTCGCAGAGCGCCCGGTCAACGAGGTCATGTCCGAGAGCATCACGACGGTCGAACCTGAGACGACGCTCGACGAAGTCGGTGTCTACCTCGACCACAACTCTGCGATTCTCGTCGTCGAGGGTGGCGAGACGGTCGGAATCATCACTGAAGCAGACATCGCCGCGCATATCTAACGTCGGCAGACGCGCTACTGGGGTGCTACTGACGGCAGACGCGCTGCCGGTGCGCTATCGACGACGGACGACGAGGGGAGTCGCTCCGTCCGGTTGGGTCGTCATCTCGGGTGTGATTCCGAGCGGTTCGTCTGTCCCCCACTCGAGTTCGAACTCGCGGAGGACCGTCGCGAGGACGAGTTTTGCCTCGGTGAGGGCGAACGCCCGGCCGAGACAACTCCGTGGACCGGCACCGAAGGGCAGATACGCGTACTTCGGTCGGTCACTGGCTTCGGTCCATCGCTCGGGACGGAACTCGAGTGGGTCGTCGTACCAGCGTTCGTCGCGGTGGAGACGGAGGACAGAGAGTTGCACGTCGGTCCCTGCAGGAATAGTACATTCACCGACCGAGAATGAACGCGTCGTCTCACGAGGAATCGTGTGTATGGGTGGGTACAGCCGAAGTGATTCTTTGATAATCCGTTCGAGGACGGCGAGGTCGTCTAGCGCACCTGCTGTCACTGGACCGTCTCCGACGACGCGGTCGACTTCGCGGGTCGCGCGGTCGTGAATGTCCGGGTTCGTCGCCAGTGCGTAGAACGTGAACGTGAGCGCAAGCGCTGTTGACTCGTGACCGGCGAAGATTATCCCAATGAGTTGGTCCTCCATCGACTCGATAGTTTCCGGATAGTCACTCCCGAGTGCAGTGGCAAGTTGTGCTGCGAGACTCCCTTTGTCCGCCGTCTCAACGAGGCTCTGTATCTCCTCGCGGAGAATATCCTTCGCCTTGTCGAAGCGGCGGCGGCTCGGTGTCGGAATCCAGTCGGGAAGCACCCACGACGACGGCGTGAACCGTTCGTTGAGGCTGTCTGCGGCGTGGCGTAATCGGTCGTCACCATCCAGTTCGAGTTCACGCCCGAGGATTGTCACGAAGATAATGTCCAGCGTGAGATTCTTCATCTCGGATTCGGCCGAAAGTGTTCCCTCGTCGGGCCACTCTGTGAGTCGGCGTTCGACTTGTTCGCGCATCTGCGGAACGTAGGCAGACACACGGTCCCAGCGGAAGAATGGGTCTAATTTGTCCCGTTGGCGGCGCCATTTGTCGCCTTCTGTTGCGAAGATACCGTCACCGAACGCTGCGTCGAACTCGTCTCCCTTCGAGACGGCGTCTCGGTTGGTCACCAGTGTTCGTTCGAAGTGGTCCGGATGTGCGAGAACGTATATCTCGTCCATACCCAGAATGTCGAGACCGACGGCGCCGTCGACGCCGTGGTCAGCCAAGAGGTCGTCGATGAACCCAAACGGGTCGGCCGCAAACTCGACGGTGTGTCCGAGAAACGGCAATCCGTCGGGTGTCGGCGGTCGTCGTGTCATAGCTCTTCTATGAAAAACCGCACTGAAGAATGGTTCGTCTCGCTACAGGTCGAGGCCGCGAATCGAGACACCTTCGCCCGGTTCGACGTGGCCGATGATGCGACCGTCTGTCGCCTCGACGAGTGCTTCGGCGTTGGCTTCGGGCACCGCAGCGACGAACCCAGTTCCCATGTTGAACGTCTTGTGCATCTCTTCGTCGGAGACGCCGCCTTTCTCCTGGATGAACTCGAACACCGGCTGTGGGTCGAACGCGTCTTCGACGACGTAGTGGAAGTCACCCATCCGTTCGAGGTTGGTCCAGCCACCGCCAGTGACGTGGGCCGCGGCGCGCGTCTCTGCGGCGCGCAGGTCGTCGAGGAGATACGTGTAGATTCGCGTGGGTTCGAGGAGGGCCTCACCGACCGTCTCGTAGTCGTCGCCCTCCCAGTCGTCGTCGTAGTCGCCATCGGACGTGGCGGCTTTGCGCGCGAGGGTGAGCCCGTTCGAGTGGATGCCCGACGACGGGAACCCGACGAGCACGTCGCCCGGTTCGGCCTCGCCCGGGAAGATTGCGTCTTTCTTGGCGAGTCCAGCGCAGGTCCCGGCGAGGTCGAGTCCGTTGATGACCTCGGGCATGACGGCCGTCTCGCCGCCGACGAGTTCGATGTCTGCTTCTTCGGCACCCGCTGCGAGGCCCTGTCCAACTTGTTCCGCGAACGTTTCGTCCGGCGCGTCGACTGCGAGGTAGTCCACGAACGCGACGGGGCGAACGCCTGCGGCGACGAGGTCGTTGGCGTTCATCGCGATGCAGTCGATGCCGACTGTCGAGTAATCGCTGAGTGCTTCGGCGACGAGGAGTTTCGTCCCGACGCCGTCGGTCGCGAGTCCGAGATAGCGGTCGCCGATATCGAGCAGACCGGCGTAGTCGCCCGACCCGCCGCCGACCTGTGCGACGAGCGCCGCGGTGGCGGCCTCACTCGCCTCGATATCGACACCAGCCTCGGCGTACGTCATCCCCTCGGAGTCGTCTTTCGTCATGTTCGTGTACGAGATAGGCCGAAATATAAAATCACAGGGTACGAGTGATGCACGAATTCGCATACATTTGCTGAGTCTGTCGTTCGTGAGGGCGGCAGTCGTCTCACCGGGTGTGAGTTCCAGATGTCTCGCTCGTCGCCGACAAACTCGCCCCGCACGTCGCCACCCAACTTGCCCCGCTCGTCCCCGCCCCAGCCTGTCCCGAACGTCGACCAGTTGGTTCCGCCGGACATTCCTGTAATTCGAACCTGTCACCGGTCGGTTTGTCCTGTCTGATGTGCCTGTCTCTCCCAATTCAGAGAAAAAGAACGAGAGGCGTTTATGAACTTTCTCGGCGTCTCTCACGAAGTTATAAAACGTTTCAAAACGGTCCTAACCGCGTTTTTTCGGTGGCTAAAGAGTGTGAAAACCATCCGAATTTACCCTAACGCTCGGCCCCTTATATGATGGTTCCAGCCGTATGGATGAATGACGATGTCCGGAATACCCTCCACCACCGACTCGATCGCCCTCGACTTCGCCTCCACTGTGGGCCGACTCGCGTTCGAACCGCTCGAAACTGTCGCCTTCTGGTCGGCAGTCGCCCTCCCAATCGCGTACCTCCCACTGCTCGCGAATGGTCTCTCCTCCGCTGACGTGCCCCTGTTCGTCGGCTTACTGGCCCTACACGCGGCTGCCCTGGTCCTCGGACGCGGTCACGGACAGAACTAACCGAGACACTCGTCACACCCACCACACGTCGACCACTCCCCTCGACCGGACTCGTCTCGGTGCCCCTCAATACGCCCGTCCCCTCCGGGCGTCGATTGGTCCCGTTCACCACCACAACCGAAACTGCAACGACATCGTCCCCCTCAACGACTGCAACGACATCTGTTCTCTGTGGTTCTCCATTGCTCTCTGCTGGTCTATCGACTCGTCGCCTGACCTCGTCTGCATGTACTAGCTGAACAAAAAAAGCGGGCTCGGCGAGCGGGGGTTCAGAACCCGACGAAGAGCAAGAGCCCCACTGTGAGGAGGATCGAGACAACGAGTACGACCGCGAAGACAGGCGTGCTCCACGCTTTGACCGTCCGGCCGTCGAGCGACGCGAACGGGAGCATGTTGAACGCCGCGAGGAACGCGTTGATGACGAGGCCGCGCGCGCCGACGAGTTCGAGCACGCCAGACCCGAGGACGACGCCTGCGACGAAGAGCGGCGCAAAGGCAAAGAGGAGCAGTAGGTTCGTCGCCGGCCCAGCGAGTGCGATAAGTCCGTGTTCACGCTCCGTGAGCATCCCGCGGTGGTATACGGCACCAGGTGCGGCGAAGATGAACCCCACAAGCGCGCTCATGATGGCGATACCGAGCATCCCGTAGTCGGCGCGGAACTCGGCGAGTTGTCCGAATCGAACGGCGACGACCTTGTGTGCGACTTCGTGGAGGAGGAAACCCACACCTGCGGTGAGCAGGCTCACGACGAGCGCGAGGCCAAACGACCCACCAAAGAGCATCGAGATGGCTCGCTGGCCGCCGCCGGCGAAGAAGATGGCGAACGCGACGCCGAGTGCGAGCCACGCGACCACGAGGTCACGAAGTTCGCGCGAGGAGAAGCTGATGTTCACGTGAGGGTCCTCCAGATGAGGTCGGCGCTGTTCGCTGCCCCATCGAGCATCAGGTTCGTGACGCCGGTGACGCCGCCGAGGTCAGCCGCGATGACCGGGAGGACGTAGGTGACGAAGAGGAAACTCGCGATGATACTCCCGATGTTCGTCATCGCCACGACCATGATGAGTTTGAACAGCGGCACGTCGAACAACTGTCCGATGAGGTCCGCAATCGGCGTCTCCTCGTCGGAGAGAATCTTGTTCAACTTCCCGATATCGCCGACGTTGACGGGCGTGTGGCGAAGTTCGACGTAGCCCGTGAACCAGCCGGGTGCGAGAAGCGGGTTGATGGAGGTCATCCACGCGACAGCACCGCCGACGAGTGCAGAGGTCCAGCGAGCGCCGGCGAGTTTGGCCAGTCCCGCGGCGAAGACGCCGTTGATGAGGAACCACGCGGCGAAGATGGTCAAGAGCCGCTCGTTGCCGACGCCTGCCATCGCGAGGAGGACGAAGAAGGCGACGAACACGGCGGTGATGCCGAATCCGACGACTTTGCCCCACGGGAAGCCATTCTTCTCTGCGACGCCGACGAGTGACTCCATCGGGGGGAGTGTCTGCGGGTTGTCGAGGTAGCCCTCGATGCCGGCTTTGTGTCCCGCGCCGACGACTGCGACGACGCTGCGACCCGACTCTCGGAGCGCGACGAGTTGGTGGGCGATGTAGGCGTCTCGTTCGTCGATGAGGGCTTCTGCTCCCCCCGGACTGAACCGGCGGAACTCTTCCATCATCGCCGACACCACGTCGCCGTCGGTGAGGTCAGCCATGTCGAACTCTTCGACATCGGTTCCCGCTGCTGGTGTGAACAGTCCGAGTGCGTTCAGTACCGTCCCCACGGCGACGCCGACTGCGACGCCAGCGAGCACACCGACGACGAGACTTCCGACGATGGTCGTCCCGAGTCCGCCGAGAATCGACGTGACGAGACCCGTTCCGTAGCCAAGTCCGAAGCCACCGATAAGTCCGACTGCTGCGCCGCCACCGAGGCCGGCGAGCAGGGCGTCGTCGCCGCTGAGCGAGAAGGACGCAATCGTGTACAGGAGGTACGACGCCACCGCGCCGACGACTGCCCCGGTGGCCACGCGAGTCAGGAAGAGGTCGGTGATTCCGACTGCGTCGCCGTAGAGGCCGACGAGCGGGCCGAGAAGGACCCCGACGGCGATACCGGCAATCGCACCGACACCGCGCGCGTCGGCGACGCCGAACGCGAGGTCACCGGCCATGCGCATCTTTTCGAGCGTTCCCATCCGCCGCCAGAAGCGCTGGATGGTCGTCTGGATATCACGGTCCACGAGCGCGACGTCGAGACCCTCTTCTTCTGCGGTCTCGACGGCTGCGAGCATGTCTGCACCGGGCTTTACGTCGAACTTTTCTCCCATCCGCGACTGGACGTACGAGAGCATCCAGTAGGCGATAAACTGGAAGACGGTGTTCCCGCGGAGGAGGTCGCGCGCTTCGATGTCGTCGGGCGTTCCACCCTTCAACTGTCGGTACCGACCCTCGTCGAGTTCGACCGCAACAACGTCTGGGCGTTCCGATTTGACGGTCTCTTCGACCTCTCGGACGCTGTCGGCCGAGACGTGGGCCGTCCCAACTACTCGGACGTGACCCTCGCCGGGCGACGAATCGTTCATCGCCGGGTTTACCGGCCCACGGTTTTTATCCGTGTCGGCATCTCCCACGAACTATGCAGGATTTCGATGCGCGGACCCCGACGTCCGCACACGAGACAGCACTCGAGTGTCTCCGAACCGGCGTCGAGGCCGTCCTCCCCGAACGTGTCGTCCGCGACTCAGTCTCTCTCGACGGCGATGCGCTCTCTATCGCAGATTCGACGTACGACCTCTCGGCGTACGACCGAATCCTCGTCGTCGGCGGTGGAAAAGCGGGCGACGGCGTCGCAGACGCCCTCGAAACGGTTCTCGGTGACCGAATCGATGCTGGAGCGGTCGTGACCCCGAACCCGGGCGACGGTGACAGAATCGAGCGCCTCCCCGGAGACCATCCCGTTCCTTCGGCGCGCGGCGTCGAGAGTACTCGCCGCCTCGTCGACCTCGTCTCTGACCTCGACGAGCGGACCCTCGTCCTCGTCGCCGTCACCGGTGGTGCGAGCGCGGTTCTCCCCGCCCCGGCAGACGGAATCTCGCTTTCGGACCTCCGAACGACCACGGACCAGTTGCTCGAAAGCGGTGCCGAGATTCACGACCTCAACGCGGTTCGCAAACACCTCTCGACACTCAAGGGCGGCGGCCTCGCACGACTCGCGTCGCCAGCGACGGTCGTTGGCCTCGTGCTCTCCGACGTCGTCGGAAACGACCTCGGCGTCATCGCGTCAGGACCAACGGCCCCCGACGAGACGACCTACGACGACGCGCTCGACGTCCTGGACAGATTCGACCTCGACGTCCCGAAGTCGGTCAGGACACGTCTCGCGCGCGGGTCTGCTGGCGACTTCCCGGAGACGCCGAAGCCCGGCGATTCCGCGTTCGACACCGTCGATAATCACATCCTCGCCGACACGTTCACCGCACTCGACGCGGCCCGGCGTGTCGCCAGCGACCGCGGATACCAACCACTCATTCTCTCCTCTCGCGTCCGCGGGGAAGCACGCGAGGCGGCGAAGACGCACGTCGCCGTCGCCGAAGAGGCTCTCGCTACCGGGAATCCGCTGGATACGCCCGCCGTGATTCTCTCGGGTGGAGAGTGCACTGTCACCGTTAGGGGCGACGGTTCGGGCGGTCCCAACCTCGAATTCTGCCTCGCGGCCGCGCCCGAACTCCCAGACGACGTGGTCCTCGCCAGCATCGACAGCGATGGTCTCGACGGCGGGACAGACGTGGCAGGTGCTATCGTCGACGCATCTTCGGTTGCCACCCGAGAGGTACACACTGCGCTGGCAGCGAACGACGCCCTGCCGGTGCTCGAAGACGCGAACGCGCTCATCGAGACGGGGCCAACCGGAACCAACGTCAACGACCTGCGGGTGCTGGTCGTCGGTTCGAGTGAGTAACTGGGACCAGACGAATTCCGTGACTGGCGGGACAACAAGTTTGTATCCTCCGGTGTAGTATCACATCGTATGGCAGGTTTGCTGCCCTCCGCTCCGGACACCTCCTCTGCAGACGAGGCATCGCCTCGGGTCATCGGCCTCGGCGACGACGAGGCATCTGACCTCCTCTCGGCGCTCTCGTCTACGACCGCCCGTCACATCCTCGCTGCGCTCCACGAGCAACCGACGAACGCCGCGGAACTCGCAGAGCGTGTCGAGACGTCCCTCCAGAACGTCCAGTACCACCTCCGAAAACTCGACGACGCCGGCCTCGTCGAAGTGGTCGACACCGTCTACTCCGAGAAGGGACGAGAGATGAAAGTGTACGCCCCCGCCGACCGACCACTCGTCGTCGTCGCGGCCACCGAAGAGACTCGTTCGGGTGTCGCGAGCATCCTGAGTAGTCTCCTCGGCGGTGTCGCCGTCTTGGGTCTCCTCGCGGCACTGGTCCAGTGGTTCGCGACACGCGGCCTCGGTGGAGTCTCAACGGTTGCAGAATCAGCCAGCGCTGACGCCGAAGCAGTGACTACCGCGGCCGTCGAAGCGGCGCCCGCAATCTCGCAAGGAATCCCGCCGGGTGTCGCGTTCTTCGCAGGTGGCCTCGTCATCCTGCTCGCCATCGCAATCATCCAGTTCTCTCGCCGCTGACGGCGGTCTACTTCCTCTTTACACCTTTTCCGTCTCGTACCGTGCCTCGACCAGTTAGTGGGGTAACTATTCGTACTCCCCGCAACTACTGAGTACCATGAAACACCGTGCCGTGGTCCGTGGTATCGGGGTCGGTGTCGGTGAGGACGGGTCGAACGTCCCTGCGGTTATCCTCGAGGCCCGCGACGAGTTCCTCCCGATTGTCATCACCTCGGACCAGGCCCAAGCAATCCAACTCGGTCTCACTGGCGAGCAGTTCGAGCGACCGTTGACGCACGATTTACTCGTCGAGATGGTGACGGAGTTCGGGGGAGCCATCGACAGCATCCGTATCGACGACATCTCGAACGGGACGTTCTACGCCAAAGTCGACGCCGAGCGCTACCAGCACGGTGAAGCCCAGACGTTCGTCTTCGACGCACGCCCGAGCGACGCGATCTCGCTCGCGATTCGCGTCGACTGCCCGATTCTCATCTCTGACCGTGTCCTCGACGCCGCAGGGCAACCTCCGGAGGCCTTCGACGCCGACTTCGACGAGTGACGCCGCCGGTCTCTCCGTCCTACGATTTCAAGCACCCTCGGTACGACGATTCTCGCATGAGCGAACGGACTGCCACCCTCGCAGAGTCGCAAACCGAGATGACCGAACTCCTTCTCCCGAACGACACCAACAACCTCGGACGCGCCCTCGGTGGCGTCGTACTCCACTGGATGGACATCTGCGGTGCGATTGCAGCGATGCGGTTTTGCAACCGCCAGTGCGTCACCGCCTCGATGGACCACGTCGACTTCATCGGTCCAATCGACCTCGGGGAAGTCGCAACCATGGACGCGTACGTGTTCAACGTCGGTCGCACGAGCATCGACGTGAAAGTCGACGTTCACGCGGAGAATCCGAAGACCGACGAGCGACGCAAGACGACCACGTCGTTCCTGACGTTCGTCGCGCTCGACGAGGACGGAACGCCGACGCCGGTTCCGCGCCTCGTCTGCGAGACTGACGAGGAAGAACAACTCCGTGCAGAGGCAGTCGCCGCCCGCGCCGACCAGTTGGAGTCCGTCATCGAACGGATGGAGCAGTAAGCTCTCGAATCGCCGAACCCTTATCCGGGAAGACGACGCACCCTCTTTCATGCTCGACGTGTCTGTTCCCGACCCGCCGTCTCTCCCGAAAGTCGACCCTAACCAGTACGAGGACGCGCAGGTGGCGGTCGACGCCGACTTCAAACGAACTGAACTCGAAGCGTTCCTGCACGAGGGCGCGTGGGCGGATGCGTTCGAGACGTGGGCCGCAGAGACGCCCGTGACCGAAGACCAGTGGCAGGTCGTCCTCGAACTCGACTTGCTCACGTACTTCGACTTCTTCTGGGACGACTTCGCCGACCGTGTCGGCTACCACGCGCCGGGAATCCCTGAAGACTGGAAGGAGCGACAGTTACACCCGAAACTGACCTCGTGGGGCCAAGTGTCGTCGATAAACGCTGGGCTCACCGAACTCGGTCAGGAAGTGTGCGACGTGCTCAAAGACGACTACATCGACTGGGAGTCGTCGTACGAAGCGCCGGACGACCTCCCGGACTTCGACTGAGCGCCGGAGGACCTTCGGGACACTGGTTTGCGACGGCAGAGACTCCGCTAGCTCTGCGGATGTACCGGCCGCCGCTGACCGGTGCGCGAGAGATATTTCCATCGTGGTGGAGCTGCAACGAACGCTGTCTCAGGGGCCACAGCGGGGCAGAAATCGGGGGACAACTGGCGGCATCAGGGTGAGATTTGGGAAAACCCTCATATCCTCAGTTTCGAACCCCTCTCTCGTCGCAATGACGAACATTAAGCGCCGCGACATGCTCCGAGGAGTCGGAGGTGTCGTTATCATCGGTGGACTGGCAGGATGCACAGGTGGAAACTCTGGTGGTGGAGACAGCACTGGAAACGAAACGACGACCGCGATGGACACGAACGAGACGACGTCGACGCCGACGCCGGAATCGGGAATGGCCATGGTCCGCGTTGCCCACCTCTCGCCTGACGCCCCCAATGTCGACGTATACGTCGATGGGTCGGTCGCCCTCTCGGACGTTCCGTTCGGTGCAGTGAGTGACTACCTCTCTGTACCCACCGGAACCCGCTCCGTGAAAGTCACGGCCGCCGGTGACGAATCGACTGTCGCCTTCGAGGGTGACGTCGAGGTCGAAGAAGCGACCTACACGGTCGCCGCCGTCGGCGAACTCGGTGAAGGAACGTTCCAGCCACTCATCCTGGAAGACGACGTGTCCATCCCGAGTGACGAGATGGCTCGGGTTCGTGTCGTCCACGCCTCGCCCGACGCCCCCGCAGTGGACATCACAACGGGTGGCCAGACCCTCTTCGACGGTGTCGAGTTCACCCAGTCCGGAACCGCAGAGGTCCCTGCTGACACGTACACCATCGAAGTACGGGGAGACACCGAGTCGAACGACGGTGACGCCGTCGCCGAGTTCGACGTCCAACTCGCCAGCGGGACAGTCTACACCATCTTCGCAGCTGGCTACCTCTCTCCGCCCGAGATGGACGAGGACGCCGAAGATGGCGAAGAGATGGTCGACAAGTCGTTCCGCCCAATCGTCACCATCGACGCCGGAGAGGGCGGCGGCGGCCTCTTAGATGTCTTCGTCCGCGCAGCACACCTCTCGCCTGACGCGCCCAACGTGGACGTGCTCGTCGACGGAACAGCAGTCCTCACGGACGTGCCGTTCGGTGCAGTGAGCGACTACCTCTCGCTCGCCGCTGGAATGTACCAGGTGACGATTCAGGCGACTGGAGACCCCGAAACCGTGGTCTTCGACGAAGAACTCGACCTCATGTCTGGCGCGTACACCGTCGCCGCCATCGGTGAACTCGCAGAGGGAGCAGCGAACCCCTTCGAAGTCGTCATTCTCGAAGACGACCGGTCGGCCCCCGCCGACGACATGGCCCGTATCCGTGTGTTCCACGCCTCGCCCGACGCGCCCGCTGTCGACGTGACGGTCAAATCGGCCGACCTCACGCTCGTCGACGGTGCCGCGTTCGGTGACACGGCGACCGTCGAAGTCGCCGCAGGCGAGTACACACTCGAAATCCGTGGCGACACCGAGTCGAACGACGGTGACGTCGTCGCTGAGTTCGACGTCGCCCCCGAAGGTGGTCGCGCGTACACCGCCATCGCTCAGGGCTACCTGGCACCCCCCGAAGACGCTTCGGACGACGTCGCCTTCGACCTTCAGGTCGTGGCCGACAACTAGGCCCTACGGCACTCTCTCCCCTCGTCTCGCCGTGTGAACCTCTCAACTGTCCGATGTACTTAGGTCGGTCTCTGACGTAATACGGTGAGATGGAGGGTGTCCTCTGGTACGTGCTCACTGGCACGCGCGGTGGTGCAAACCGAATCAGAATCCTCCGCGAACTCTCGGAACGCCCCCGGAACGCGAACCGGCTCGCGGAGGAGTTGCACCTCGACTACAAGACGGTTCGGCACCATCTCGACGTACTCGTCCAGAACGGCCTCCTCGAACACAGCGGAAATGGGTACGGCTCTGTGTACATCCCCTCGGGCCAGACCCGACAGCACTGGGATACGATCGAACAAATCATCGCACAAGTGAACGAATGAACCCCTCGACAGACAGTTTCACGATGCACC
The genomic region above belongs to Haloferax marinisediminis and contains:
- a CDS encoding DUF555 domain-containing protein, which encodes MSNYLVAMEAAWLVRDVEDIDDAIGVAVSEAGKRLNEKDKEYVEVEVGATPCPACGEPFDSAFIAANTALVGLLLEIKIFNADGEKHASRIAKSEVGGALRDVPLDVIDIMEFESDEDA
- a CDS encoding CBS domain-containing protein, with product MELPTPQDLRERRKSLELTQSKLADMAGVSQPLIARIEGGDVDPRLSTLRRIVEALDEAEGRIVRAEDIMNTKVRSVAPDNSVLEARDMMLDAGFSQLPVIENGRPLGIISNADIRHVQEDNVAERPVNEVMSESITTVEPETTLDEVGVYLDHNSAILVVEGGETVGIITEADIAAHI
- the psmB gene encoding archaeal proteasome endopeptidase complex subunit beta, coding for MRTPTHDEFSGRLDSLNGDHSNVFGPELGEFPHAERRAESLGDKETKTGTTTVGIKTDEGVVLATDMRASMGYMVSSKDVQKVEEIHPTGALTIAGSVSAAQSLISSLRAEVRLYEARRGEDMSMKALSTLVGNFLRSGGFYIVQPILGGVDEEGGHIYSIDPAGSVLEEEYTVTGSGSQYALGVLEREYKDDLTVDEAKQVATNAIRAAVERDLASGNGINLAVVTEDGVDIQRHQNFEGLE
- the purM gene encoding phosphoribosylformylglycinamidine cyclo-ligase, which codes for MTKDDSEGMTYAEAGVDIEASEAATAALVAQVGGGSGDYAGLLDIGDRYLGLATDGVGTKLLVAEALSDYSTVGIDCIAMNANDLVAAGVRPVAFVDYLAVDAPDETFAEQVGQGLAAGAEEADIELVGGETAVMPEVINGLDLAGTCAGLAKKDAIFPGEAEPGDVLVGFPSSGIHSNGLTLARKAATSDGDYDDDWEGDDYETVGEALLEPTRIYTYLLDDLRAAETRAAAHVTGGGWTNLERMGDFHYVVEDAFDPQPVFEFIQEKGGVSDEEMHKTFNMGTGFVAAVPEANAEALVEATDGRIIGHVEPGEGVSIRGLDL
- a CDS encoding TraB/GumN family protein, producing the protein MNDSSPGEGHVRVVGTAHVSADSVREVEETVKSERPDVVAVELDEGRYRQLKGGTPDDIEARDLLRGNTVFQFIAYWMLSYVQSRMGEKFDVKPGADMLAAVETAEEEGLDVALVDRDIQTTIQRFWRRMGTLEKMRMAGDLAFGVADARGVGAIAGIAVGVLLGPLVGLYGDAVGITDLFLTRVATGAVVGAVASYLLYTIASFSLSGDDALLAGLGGGAAVGLIGGFGLGYGTGLVTSILGGLGTTIVGSLVVGVLAGVAVGVAVGTVLNALGLFTPAAGTDVEEFDMADLTDGDVVSAMMEEFRRFSPGGAEALIDERDAYIAHQLVALRESGRSVVAVVGAGHKAGIEGYLDNPQTLPPMESLVGVAEKNGFPWGKVVGFGITAVFVAFFVLLAMAGVGNERLLTIFAAWFLINGVFAAGLAKLAGARWTSALVGGAVAWMTSINPLLAPGWFTGYVELRHTPVNVGDIGKLNKILSDEETPIADLIGQLFDVPLFKLIMVVAMTNIGSIIASFLFVTYVLPVIAADLGGVTGVTNLMLDGAANSADLIWRTLT
- a CDS encoding cytochrome P450, which translates into the protein MTRRPPTPDGLPFLGHTVEFAADPFGFIDDLLADHGVDGAVGLDILGMDEIYVLAHPDHFERTLVTNRDAVSKGDEFDAAFGDGIFATEGDKWRRQRDKLDPFFRWDRVSAYVPQMREQVERRLTEWPDEGTLSAESEMKNLTLDIIFVTILGRELELDGDDRLRHAADSLNERFTPSSWVLPDWIPTPSRRRFDKAKDILREEIQSLVETADKGSLAAQLATALGSDYPETIESMEDQLIGIIFAGHESTALALTFTFYALATNPDIHDRATREVDRVVGDGPVTAGALDDLAVLERIIKESLRLYPPIHTIPRETTRSFSVGECTIPAGTDVQLSVLRLHRDERWYDDPLEFRPERWTEASDRPKYAYLPFGAGPRSCLGRAFALTEAKLVLATVLREFELEWGTDEPLGITPEMTTQPDGATPLVVRRR
- a CDS encoding metalloprotease translates to MNISFSSRELRDLVVAWLALGVAFAIFFAGGGQRAISMLFGGSFGLALVVSLLTAGVGFLLHEVAHKVVAVRFGQLAEFRADYGMLGIAIMSALVGFIFAAPGAVYHRGMLTEREHGLIALAGPATNLLLLFAFAPLFVAGVVLGSGVLELVGARGLVINAFLAAFNMLPFASLDGRTVKAWSTPVFAVVLVVSILLTVGLLLFVGF